From Canis lupus baileyi chromosome 16, mCanLup2.hap1, whole genome shotgun sequence:
AGCAAGCTAGAGTAGAACAAAAGGGAGAGGCAAGCCAGGGTGACTGACCCCAGAACCTCAATCCCATCTGCAccagggtggggacagaggggctTGCCCACCCCAGCGGGTTCTTGCTTCTATGCAAGCCGCTGACAGCCCACTTTACAAGGTACAGCTGAGCTAGTCTTCTGGGCTCTCGAGCTATCGAGTGTCTGTTTCACAAACAAAACCTGACCCCACACCCCAGCTGGCAGCCCTGACCACAGCCTTGTCTTTGTCCTGGGTCCCAGGCTCCTCCGTCCACCCATCTTGTCCTGAAACTCATCCAGACAGAAGAGCAAGCAAACATTCTTCCTAGGATGCGCTTCGTGGTCGCTTCTCAGTTAAACTGTTGTGGCTAAGAGACTAGTAGTACTAGAAAAAGATCTGGAAGGAAATCCCCACCGTGTCACATCAGAGCTGTCTACAGGGAGACCTGGGGCATCCCAGGCTGTTAATGACATgtgcttttggggcacctgggtggctaggttaagtgtctgacttctgcctgggatcgggctctctgctcagtgggaaacctgctgctttttctccctctgcctctgtccatcctccagcttgtgctcttaaaaatcttttttttttttttttttaagattttagggcagcccaggtaggtggctcagcggtttagtgctaccttcagcccagggcgtgatcctggagacccaggatcaagtcccatgtcaggctccctgtgtggagcctgtttctccctctgcctgtgtctttgtctctcatgaataaatacataaaatcttaaaaaaaaaaaaaaagactttatgtatttattcatgagagacagacactccggatgtaggacttgatcccaggaccccggggtcatgccctgggctgaaggcagacgctcagctgctgagccacccaggcgtcccccacaAATAAAACCTTAGCCAATCAGTAAGTTTTAATATTAGTTATTAATTCACAAACTACAACAGGATCACAGACCCTGGGGCAAGCCACCTCTGCCCCtaaccccctcccccattttaaAGGTAAGCCCGGGGACCTGAGCCCCAGCAGGGTGTCTCccaggtgagagagagaagctgtAACTCTGGAGGTGATCAGAGTGtaggcagggccctgggggcagCCGGAGGGCACAAAGTCGGGCCACCCTGGGGGCCAGGAGTGGTCCCCGCCGGCGGGGACAGAAGCCTTGGCGTGGGACGAGCCTGGTGTGGAGCTGGAAGTGCTGGCGCCCGGACTTCCCAGTGGGAACAGAAACTCAACAGCCAAGGCCACAAAGGGGAAGAAGCCACGGCAGCCCCGCCACGTTGTTAAGTGTGTGGTTGTGCCCCGCAccccccaggagggcgggggggcccccGTCTGCGGCCAGACCCTGAGCTCAAGAGCAGACCGGCAGCcgggaaaggaacagagaaggggAACCGGGGCCGCCGCCACCCGGACTCGCGCCGGGACTCACAAAGTCCCCCCCCTTCCTCTCCATCCCCGctcctccccctgtgtctctgggAGGGCTGCAcccggcaggggcaggggcaggggcaggggcaggggcaggggcaggggcaggggcaggggcaggggcaggggcatcCAGCAGGGGCCGCCTCAGTTGGCGGGGCTGCACTGCAGGACGTGCTGGGGAGCAAAGAGCTTGCGGACTCCCGTGGCCTCCTTGCCCTCCCCGGGCTTTCCGGGCACCAGCACCAGCACGTTCTCCTTGTTCTCCCTGCTGTCCAGCCCCATGGGCGGGCCCGACGCCTTCTTGAAGTAGCAGAGGCGGCACACGGAGTGGTATTTGTCTGCTCCTCCGATCACCTCAACCTGGCCCCGGGACAGAAAGGGCCTGCactgagcaggggtggggggagcggcggCACAGCGCCCCCcgactccccctccccccagcaggcaggggcaggcaggggaggcTACCTCCTTCTCCGAGCCGAGTCGCTTGGTGTAGGCGGCCTCGCGGAAACACTCCATGCACACGGCTGTCAGCTTCACGACGCTCTCGGCCAGCGGCACCAGGTTCAGGATGGTCCCGAATGCCTGCACTCCCCGGGGAAGACAGCAGGTGAGCACATCTACCTGACCAGGTGGGTTTTCCTTGAAATCCTTGGACTCAGAGCAGGGAGGCACGGAAACCTTGGCTCGGCTTGCTTTCCCCAGAGTGCCATCCCCTGTAGCAGACAGCATCCAGTCTGGGATGGACTCATCTGAGTGCCCAGGCTAAGGCACCCCCGGCTGAACGTGTGCCCAAGGACCAAGCCCTGGTCATCCAGGGAGCACTGCGCTGAGAGAGGAGGCCCTGTTCCTGCCCCACccctcgccccctccctcccGATCCCTTCCCAAGGCCCAGCTCAgacccctcaccttcctctggaaGGTCCCATCCAATGCGGCCACGATCACAGTCTTCCCGGCGTTGGCCATAGTCTCACTGAACTCCACAATGTCTGGGAACTGGAAGGGGGCGGGATGGCAGCAAGCTTCAGCAGCTTCCGGGGGCCACAGAGGGACACTGTCACCCACCAGTGTGGAGCATGAGAACAGGGcgaccccagcccccagccagcACCCCAGATCAGGAGATAAGTGTCTCTGTGCTCACCCTCACtccacacagccacacacacctACAACCGGCCCCGTTGCCTGACCATCCACCAGCTCTCCATGACAGAACTGGTA
This genomic window contains:
- the TK1 gene encoding thymidine kinase, cytosolic isoform X2, whose amino-acid sequence is MSCINLPTVLPGSPSKTRGQIQVILGPMFSGKSTELMRRVRRFQIAQYKCLVIKYAKDTRYSNSFSTHDRNTMEALPACLLRDVAQEALGVAVIGIDEGQFFPDIVEFSETMANAGKTVIVAALDGTFQRKAFGTILNLVPLAESVVKLTAVCMECFREAAYTKRLGSEKEVEVIGGADKYHSVCRLCYFKKASGPPMGLDSRENKENVLVLVPGKPGEGKEATGVRKLFAPQHVLQCSPAN
- the TK1 gene encoding thymidine kinase, cytosolic isoform X1, whose protein sequence is MSCINLPTVLPGSPSKTRGQIQVILGPMFSGKSTELMRRVRRFQIAQYKCLVIKYAKDTRYSNSFSTHDRNTMEALPACLLRDVAQEALGVAVIGIDEGQFFPDIVEFSETMANAGKTVIVAALDGTFQRKAFGTILNLVPLAESVVKLTAVCMECFREAAYTKRLGSEKEVASPACPCLLGGGGVGGRCAAAPPTPAQCRPFLSRGQVEVIGGADKYHSVCRLCYFKKASGPPMGLDSRENKENVLVLVPGKPGEGKEATGVRKLFAPQHVLQCSPAN